TGATAGATGAAGAGGTGAGACTGACAGGTGTAGAGACAGCGAGCAAGTACCCTAAGAAGATTCGTAGAATAGGCATCTACAATGTTCAAGGAGGTTACACGATTGACTTGTATACCAATGACTTTACGCATGCAGCCAGTACTGTTGCAGCGCTATATCGCTCACGTTGGAAGATTGAGATCTTCTTTAGAAACCTCAAGCAAAACCTGCATATCAAGAGTTTTCTGGGAACTTCTCAAAACGCTGTCGAGATTCAGATTTGGACGGCTCTGATTACGATTCTCTTACTTCAATATCTCAAGCGAATAGCAAAACACCCCTGGTGTCTCTCCAATTTAACAGCATCCTTGAGACTCAACACGTTCACCAAAATCGGCCTCTTTCAGTGGATAAATGAGCCGTTTTCACCGCCTCCAGACGAGACCGAAATAGCATAGGGGGGATACCCCCGTTTTTACAGCAAATGTCAAGGGGCGATTGACCCGCTTGACAGCTATCTTACACCCATCGCCCGCAAAAAACGTTTAGGACACTATTGCCAAAATCGGCCTCTTTCAGTGGATAAATGAGCCGTTTTCACCGCCTCCAGACGAGACCGAAATAGCATAGGGGGGATACCCCCGTTTTTACAGCAAATGTCAAGGGGCGATTGACCCGCTTGACAGCTATCTTACACCCATCGCCCGCAAAAAACGTTTAGGACACTATTGGTTGGGAGGCGATTTCGTACCTTTGCAGACGAAAACTTTCCCCTAGTTACCATTAGACGAAAAAACTATTATGGAAAATCTTTGGAATAGTATCCTAGACGACTTCTCGCACTTCACACTGTCGAGCTTCTTCGCCACCTTTATGATCCTCTTTGTCTCTATAGACATCATCGGAGCTATACCGATCGCACTGAGTCTCAAGGAGAAGGGTAAAGTCTTTCACCCCAGCAAGGTAGCCATCATCTCGTGCCTTATGTTCATCGCCTTCCTCTTCGTCGGTGAGCCACTACTAGGCTTCTTTGGAGTGGATGTCTCGTCCTTTGCCGTGGCGGGTTCGATCGTCCTCTTCGTGCTAGCTGTCGAGATGATCTTCGGCATACAAGTCTTTCAAGACGATGATCCCTCGGGCAATGCCGATATCGTGCCGCTCGTCTTCCCGCTCTTTGCGGGTGCTGCCTCCTTTACAGCGATCCTAACAATGAAGTCCTCTGGGACGGCGACCTCGACGCTTTTCATCGCTATCCTCCTCAACGTCGTCTGTATCTACCTCATGCTACGGACGGTGTCGCTGCTAGAGAAGTGGCTTGGCAAGGGTGGGATCTACATCCTGCGTAAGTTCTTTGGGGTCGTCCTGCTAGCCATATCGGTACGCTTCTTTATGGAGAATCTCATGATCATCCTCGAGCCATTCTTTGGCGAGTAAAGGGACCGACACACATCAAGCGTAGAGGCTCGCCCCAATCGGGACGAGCCTCTGCTTTTTAGTAAACTGCTATGAGCAGCCTACGTTCCCCTGTGCTATTGAAGCAGCTGTCCTCTTATTAAGGAATGAGACACTTGACCGACTCAACGGGTGTAGCGACGATGTAGAGTCCCTCTGTGATGCTTACTAGCGGTATGTCGCATAGCCCATCGGAGTCAGAGTGTGTCTGCAGCAGTAGCTGCCCCGTCATATCATAGAGTGCGATTGGGGTATCTGCTACAGCGGTGATGCGCAGCATGTCTAGAGCGACGCTCACCCGCAGAGCCGACTCAGTCGTAGGTGCGGGGAGAGGCTCATTTGCTATTGGGAAGCCAATAGGTGCCCCATTGTCGCCACGAGTGCCTCCTAGGTAGTCGCTCATCTCCCAGCCCTGTGCGTGAGCAAGGTAAAGAAGCTCCTTCTGGAATGCGTTGTCAGCACTCTCTCCCTGACTATTAAGCCAAAGGATCGTCGCCCGCTCCTCCTCAAGACGCTTGGGCAGGCTAGCAATGATCTTCTTACCCGCCTCGACGGTCAACTTATTGCCGTAACAAGAGAGCAGGCTCAGTAGCGGCATACCACTCAGCTGGATCTCTGTAAGCTGATTATTGTGTAGCCTGAGCGTCTCGAGGTGTGGCAGGTCAGTCAGCTGGATAGAGGCTGGCTGATAGTCGTGTAGCTCCAGGTCGTGTAGGTAGTGAGCCTTGGTTAGTTCTATACCCTTAATAGTGGCTCCGCTGATGATCAGTCTGTACACATCGCCACGTAGGATTAGCTCTGTGCCCTCTAGGGTGTAGGTGACAGGCTCCTTTGAGTTGCTGATAGGCTTGGTCGTGCCAGTAGACTCGATCAGGCCTAGCCCCCAAAGGGTGAGCTGTATGGTGCTACCCGCCTTGTCAAAGGTGAGCTTGATCACCCCCTCGCCCATATCTGGAGCATCAGAGCCACGGTAGTCAAGTCCCTTACCAAAGTCTGCAAAGTCCGCATAGTCCACCACGCGCCACTGCTTACCTAGTGCCTGATCCACAAGGGCTTTGGGGCACACATTGCCCTCTAGAGTACTGGGTGTATTAACCACCTTAAAGAGTCCTCTAGTCATCCCTGTACGATCGGGCAGCTTGTCAACGATTTGAGCCATCTGCGGCTCCTTGATCTGATTGTCGTAGATATCCAGTTGACGCAGTGGAGCGTTGGCCGGGAGTGTTATGTCTGCGATGCGATTATTGTTGCATAGTAGCTCCTCTAGATGAGTCTGTACGGAGAGATCGAGGGAGCTGATGTTGTTGTAAAAGAGGTGTAGCCGCTTAAGCTCTTTCTGCGCCGATAGATCTATCTGCGAGAGGTTGTTGTGCCCCATCTGCAGAGAGATAAGCTTAGGATTGTTGCTCAGGTCGATAGAGGATATCTGCAGGTCGCCACAGTTTAGCTCTTCAAGCAGCGGGCAGTGTGTCACATCGAGCCCCTTAAAGGGGTTCTTGCTACAGCTCAGCACGCGTAGATGCTTGCTGTGTGAGAGATCTAGACTCGTGAGCTTGGCATAAGCGCAGGAGAGCTCCTCGAGTTGTGGATACTTAGCTAGATCTAGACTCTGCAGCTTGGTGCCGTAGATATCTAGAAGGAGCAAGTTAGGATGCTCTCCCAGCGTCAGCGTCTCAAGGGCTGAGCAGTTAGATACGGAGAGACGCTCTAGGGAAGCTAGGTGCGCTACGTCTAGGGAAGTGATCTCGTTGTCACCACATGCCAGGGTGTGCAGAGCTCCGTTTTGCGTTAAGTCTAGCGAGCGAATTTTGTTTTTCGCAATGTCTAGCTGCTGTAGCTTCGTGCATTTGCTAAGATCTACTGCTGTAGGGTAGTAGTTGTCCGAGTAGTCTAGTATCTCTAGGTCAGGGCATCGATCCAGGCTTAGGCTCTTGACATAGTTGCCCTTGAGACGTAGCTCCTTGAGAGACGAGGCCGTAGGTATGTCGAGACGCTCCAGCTGGTTGTAGGTACAGTCAAGACGCTGGAGCGCCTTGGAGTAAGTGATGTTTAGCTCGGTGAGGTTGTTATTGTCACAGCGTAGCTCCGCCAGCTCTTTAGCCTGACGTACGTCCAGTGCTGAGAGCTTTTGGTGCGAGAGCGTGATCGCTGTGATGGCTCCTGAGAGCTTCACCTCAGCACTCTCGATGGTGTAGCTGTGTGCCTTGCCATCAGCGAGGATCGCTCCTGCTAGGCCTTGCGCCGTCACGGCACCATCGGCAGAGATGGCAAGAGTGATCGTTGATCCTACGGGCAGAGCCGTAGTAAATAGGATACGGGAAGCTGCATAGCTCTGTAAAGAGCATAGGGCGAGGCCCATGAGCATAGTCATGAGTCCTCGCCTTATGAAAGAGTGAAGCATAGTGTGTCCTGCTTATTGTGTTATGACCACCTTGTCAGTCTGTGTGCTGTCAGAGGAGATGGTGCGAACGATGTATAGTCCGTCAGGTAGCTCAGAGACGCCCATGTCGATGCGCTGGCAAGGAGCTGTGCGGTAGTCACGAAGTAGCTGACCCGTGGTGTCGTATACCTGAAGCGCCTCAAGGGCTGCGCCCTCAGCTGTGATCGTACCGTAAGCGTACTGTACCGTTGTGGAGCCTCTGTCTACTAGCTCCTGGAGGTGACGTGGTGAAGCCTCAAAGACATAGACAAAGTCACAGGAGTGTCTCGGATCACCATAACCATACCTCCAGTACTCAGCCTTCGTGCAGTAACCCTTGAGGTCATAGCTAAACTCGCCCGGGCCTCCGTTTTCCTCTGTGATAGGGAGCATAGGCCAGAAGACCTTGGTCGTAGCCTTGTCAGCGTACTGAAAGCGTAGCTCGTAGAAGGTCTCAGCCTTACCCTTCTCAGGATCGGTCTCACCCTGCTCGTAGCCATAGTTCACCGCTTTGATCTTTGAGAGCAGTCCCTGCTCATTCCATGCGTACTGCTCACCCTTTAGGTAGAGCCAGTTACTCTGTATAGAAGTATACTTGACCTCTGACTTATGTCCCTTATCGTTATAGCTGTAGAAGATCTTGCCCGTGGGTGTCGAGACGGTGGGATGATCTGTATCTGCTCCCGTAGCCTCGCCAAAATGCTCCTCGATGAGCTGTCCCTTGTCGTTGTAGATGTAGTCATTCATCACTTTGGCACTCTGCTCTACCCAGTAGTCTATCTGACCTTCGGGACGGTAGCCGATCTTGGTATCAGCCATATCTTTGTCAAAGAGCTTCATCTGGCGTCTTACTAGACGACCCTGCTCATCGTATGTGTAGTGAACTCGCTGACTGGACTTACCGTCCTTTGCGTAGTCGAAAGAGAGCGTCATGTCAATGTCTGATATACGACCCTGCTGATCATATCGTATATCATAGTGAGAGGAGATGCTTCCATCTTCTTTCGTCACCGTGCGAGAGGTCCAATTTTTGTTTTCGTCATAGCCGTAGGTGTAGATAGGAGCCGTAGAGACCGTAGGCTCTACCTTAGTCAGATAGTACTCGTAAGTCACATCCCCAGCCTTTGCAAAGGTAGCGGTGAGCTTGCTATCCTGAAAGAGCTGAAACTCTAGCCCCTCTACGACATCACCATTGACCTTGAGCTCCTTTAGCTCGTAGCCAGCCTCAGGGGTTGCGACCACCTTGTAGGTCATACCTTGTGGTAGGTAAGCTAGATCTTGGGTGTCCAGACCCTCTAGCGCTATCTTGCCATGCTCTGCCTCTTCGATCGTGACCTTGGCATAAGCATCAATGAGTGGCATAGGAGACTCGTAAGAGTTTTCATTCTTAGTCAAGAGTGCCCACCCCTTGCGTCTAGCTAGACTAGCAGCCTTGGGTGACCAGACGTTACCCTCCTTGTAGGTAACCTTGATCCCTGCTGCAAAAATCTTGTAGGCAGGGCTTGTCTCGTTGTACTCAGCACTATGGTCAGAGAGTTGCTCTAGAAGAGCAACTGTAGCCTCAGCGGGTAGCGCACAGAGGTGCAGGCTGAGCAACTTAAGGCCCGCACAGTTGGCTACCGAGACCTTGGTGAGCATCTTATTACGCTCTAGATAGACTTGAGTGAGTGCCGCATGATTAGAGAGATCTATCTCTTGTAGCTTGCACTCCTGCAGGTAGATATACTTGAGTTTGTCAGACTTAGGTAGCTTTACCGAGGCAAGCTCTGCACAAGCATTGGCCGTGAGATACTCTAGCGCAGTACAGTCGGAGAGATCTAGCGAGGCGAGACCGCTCTGCTTGCAGTCTAGTGTCGTGAGGCTGCTGAGTCCAGTGAGTGTCAGCGTCTTGAGCGGATTACGTGATACGTCTACACTGTTTAGCTTGGTCAGACCCGTGAGGTCTAGTGCTGCTATCTCGCCATTTTGCAACTCTATCTCCTCGAGGGCTGTACAGCCGGTGAGGGTGACGCTCGTGAGCTTCATACAGGATCCGGCCTCGAGCTTCTTCAGTCCTGTGCAGCCGCTCAGGTCTAGTGCAGGTATCGGAGTAAATCCACAGCTCAGAGACTTAAGAGAGCTAACGCCTTTAGCGCGGAGATCCGTAATGCCACTGTTTTTGAGGCTAAGCTTCTCAATCGTTTTGGAGTTGGTAATATCTACCGCTGTGAGTTCGCCGGTGTAGTTGCAGCTAATGGACTTGACAGCACCACGTATCGTAATGTCTACTCCTGTAGGCATGTATGAGGTACGATCTGAAGCGTAAGCCTCTTTGACCCCCTCGATGGTTATAGCACCCTCACCCTGTATGCTTAGTGAGAGAGGCATAGGATCGTCGTCATCGTTGGTGGGAAGCTCTGTAAGCTTCAAGGTGATGACATTTTCCCCGGCAGCTTCCTGAGCTGATAGTGGCGCATGAATAGCCATCCCGAGGAGAGCTAGTAGCGCAGCAATAAGTAGTCGGTGGTTCATTGTTTTTGAGTTTATGATGGTTGTGAATATGAGCCGTTTTGGTACAAATCGCGCTATACTCAGTACGATTTCGAACCTATTGCGAGCAAAGGTAGTAATTATTTATTTAGTACGCAATAGCAATAATTTGCTACATGTTGGATCGGTTTAGAACTATTTACTCAAACTTCCTGCGCTTCTTTAGCTGTTGGCTGTTGGCTAGACTCACTAGTTGCACTAGTGCTACTAGAGGCACTAGCCACACTAGCCCTCCGATCCACTCCGATCTCTAATCTCTAACCTCTAATCACACTCCGATCCACTCCCCTCTCTAAAAAGATAAGAGGCACCAGTACTTAGTACCAGTGCCTCTAACTACTAACCTTTAATCAACAGCCAATAGCTAATAGCTAACAGCCAACCGCTATTTCACGACGAGCGTCGCACGGCGTGCGACACCGTCCGTGCCGATTGCCTCAACGACGTAGCTACCTGACGAGAGGAGGATACGCTCGCTGTACTCCGTCAGCCCAGGTAGCGACTGCGTGTAGACCGTGATACCGTCACCCTGTACAAGCCGTAAGGATGACATCTCCTGTGCCGTACGGACAGTCAGCATACCCTCGCTGTACTGTGCCTGCAGCTCATCTGTAGGCTCAACCATCGGAGCGACCGACGTAAAGTCGCCGTCCACACGTAGCTCCAGACGACCCTCGGCATCATCGGGGAAGAGCTTGATCTGGCAACTCTTACCACCCATCAGGTCATGCTCCATACCGCTCTTGTAGTCTATCAGACGAGCCGTCACAACGTGCCCCATCACACTACCAGCGAGCGAGAGCGTCACATCGATGGGTTCGGAGACCTGTGTGGCTAGCTCGTAGTGACCCGTAGCCGCATCGTCAGCATAGAGATCCTTATGGAGACCATCCGCCGGGTCAACGATAGCTATCGAGGGATAGCGACTCTCCGTGCTTAGGAGCATTTTATCGACCGAGCCAGACTCGTAGCCATAAACGACCAGCGCACGATCCTTGCCCAAGCGACTCTGTAGCGTCAGCGACAGGTAGCGTGCAGTCTCCGCTGTAGCGTCACCGCTCGTATTACGTAGGCTGCTACTGCTCTGTGGATGTTGCTTAGCGTAGGAGTCGAGAGCAGTCGTCGGGAAGACCAACTTCGCCTCGGGACCAACATCGGATTTAAACTTGACCACAAAGGCTCCGAGCGGATTGATCTTCTTATCCTTTGCTGTAGCTTGATGACAGGTCGTAACCTTACCATCTAGGTTCAGAGGCTCATAGCCCTTTACATCAACTGAATGCAAGAGTCTTACATAAGGCTCTATGACCTCCTTATTAGCCTCTAGGAAAGGAACAACCTCTAGCGGTGCCATAAATGGATTGCCCACCATCACCTCTTGACCAGCAGCGGTAGCACTCACATCCATCGTGTAAACCTCGGTACCGTCAGCGAGCTTAGAGATACGCTGCGTCGCGGGGTCCTCAAAGATAAAGCGGTAAGCCATCTTGGTGCGCTGAGCATCCGAGTAGTAACCACGGAAGCGCTTTGCCTTGCCATCGAAGTACTGGAAGCGCGTCTGCCCCGTGCTAGCATCGTAAGTCTGATGGTAGAAAGGCTTTGCCACGTCTGGTCTGTCGAAGTATGGTAGCTCCAAGATACCACGACGCTCCACAATGGCACTCTTACCCTCTCGGCTCTTGAAGCCCTGCTCGTCTCCAGCCACAATCAGAGCAATGCTGTTATTATTGCCTGCCATCGAGATAGATTGTAGTGGCGAGGGATCGTTGAAGGCACTAGCGTCAAACTGTGCCGCTATACTCTTACCCGCACGCTCCGTTTTGAAGCCAAGCTGATAAGTGTAGGGCGAGGCGCTGAAGCTGTAGTCGCCCGCATAGATATCGTAGAGCGGAGCAGACAGCAGGTTGAGCGCGTTACGACCATAGAGCCACTCATCGGTGTTGCAATCTTCAGTGGTATAGATACGCCTGTCACTCTTATATTCTGTACCATCAGCTACGCCAAAGTTGTAGCGTACCATAGCCCGTCGGTAGTTGAGCTGCTGAATATTGAAGACAGATGCTCCCGAGTGGAAGGTGATATCGATACAGGTCGGCTCGCCGTAAAGGTCACGCGGGGTCACCTCCTTAGCGAGATCCGGCTGTGCCCGAAGCTTACTACCTACAGGTCCCAGTTCGAACTGAGACAGATTCATAATATGTACATTGGTACAGCGCGTAGGCACCGCCTTAGCTGGGTAAAACTTCCCCTCGTGGAGGAATACCCAGTTGTCGGGGTTATGCCAGTCATAGTACTTAGCGTCTGAGTGAGGTGGATCGGTAGGCGTCTCCTCCTTACCCGTACCCGGAGGCACAGTTCCATGCCCCTGCCCAGTAAGGTCCGGCATCCACCAGAGTTCGTCTGGAGAGACAGAGATCGTACCCTTACTCGTATTAATACCACACCTAGTTCCGTTGACGGTCAGCGTGTAGCTCTCGTAGTGTGCCTTACCATCGACTACACGAGGAGCGGACACCTTACGGCGGATAGTACGTCCAGAGTCGGTGTCTCCATTGTCAAAGGTCCACTGGTACGCACCATCCGGCACACCTAGATTGGTCGCTGTCAGGGTCACTATATCGCCAGGACAGTGAGCACCCTGCGGAGAGACGGTCACCGCAATACCCTCAGAGATGTCCTCGAGCTTGACGGTAAACTTCTCCGTCTGCATATTCGTCTCACCACATAGACTGGTTTTAATCTCCAGCTTGTACTCATTCTTGAGTTCACTACCCGACTCAGCTTTAAGATCCCATTTGACCATCAGGTCTTCGGGCAAGTCCTCAATATTTGAGCTTATGATGACCTTGTCCCCATCTTTGAGGACCACGGTACCAACCTTGTTCGGGATGTTGATGAGCTTAAACGCCATATAGCCCGTCTCCTTAGAGCAGCGATACCCCACATAGGTAGGACGTGCGTACGAGGGAGTCAGCTCTTCCCTTTTTATCGGCACATTAACGTCGATGGTTGAGTCATCCCAAGGCCATGCCCACCAAGCATTCCACGAAAAGCCATCCTCACCCCAATCATCTTGGTCATTGGTTGGATCATATCCAACAAGAGGCAGCTTGTAATAACCATTACCGACATTCCCTCTCTCCAGCTCTCCTCTGACAAACTGGTTGACACCAACAGAGTCTACCTTGTGAGTCCACCTATTACAATCGTAGTCTATCCACTGCCAACTAGGCAATGGATAGAAGTAGCGGAAGTTGAGCGTGACTGGGAGGTCTACATTTTTGATAGGGATATAGAACTTCGTATGGTCTAGCTGGTTGCCCTCACGATCATAGGGGTAAAAGTAGAAACGCTTTGACTTACCTCCAGGAAGACCTGAGACTAGGAAGACAACGTTGCGAGGCTTACCAGTCTTCTTGTCTATACCATAGTCTAGACGACCATCAGCAAAGGGATAGATGCGCACCTCATCGCAAGAGGCACGATCCACGACAGGGTTAATGAGCTCCGTGAGTTCAGGGTTGAAGTCCGGCTCATTCATATCCAGATTGATATAGAAGGACTCTCCCGGCTGACAAGGATGCTCAAACTTGAGACGGTAGATACCACGAGGCATCGGATGCTTCTTCAAGTAGTCATCCATCTTTGGATCGTTAGTTATGACACCTTTAAGAGCACTTGGATTAGCAGAGTTATCTTCGTAAGGGTAGACTACGCGCTCTCCATTTTTGCCTACCTTATAGATAAATCTAAATGGGTAGAACTTCTCAGGCGTGCCAGTTCCTCCAGGACCTGTGAAGGTATTGGACATCTTAATCTTCTCTCCCAGTCCAATCATACCACCACCATAAGGGTTTTTAGTATTAGTCGAGTCAGGAGTACGGTAGTAGTAGCTCTCACACGCACGGCGATAATCCTCATACCCTTCGGGAGCCTGGACGAGCGTGATCTCCATACCTGCCATAGCATTGAGAGAATTTCCGCCAAAGGTAAAGAGATAGGTATGATAACCTGGGCTTAAATAGGCTGTAAGAGTACCAAGCCTTATTCTATCCGTCATCGGCTGAGGCAGGTGGGCGTAGATGCTAGAGAAGTCGTAGAGACGATTCTCTGTAGGCTTCTTGTTCGTAGGTGCTAGGATGAGACTAGGCTTAGGCGTGATGGGCTTGCCATAGAGGTCTGTTCCCTCTACCTCGACGTAGTAACGCTTCGTCGGATCATATCCCTCAAAAGTGTAGCGCTTGTCTACTAGTGTAGAGATTGATGATCCAAAATCGTCTGATATGTGTACGGGCTTAGCTCCAGGAGCTGGTTTGCTCTCGCCATCGGCTAGCTCATAATACTTAAATCGTAGTGTACAAAAGTTCCGTCCTTGGAACCATACAATCTGACCTATCGAACAGTCAGAGGTGTCTTCCGTCTCAAGAATCTGAAAGCGTCCGCCTCCAGACTCTCCTCCACCTACATAGTCTAAGTCCACTCGGACTGGAATGGTGATATAGTCGTTACACCCCTCGTTGGGCCGCTTGATACGTATCAGCAAGGCTACTGGAAGAGCCTTTTGCTCTTCAAGCTCTTGGAGTGACATAGACTGAGGTAACTTGTAAGAGAGGACAAGCTGAATACCATCCGGAGACTCACTAACATAAACTTCAGAAGGAGATCCCTTCTGGTCACTCCAAAGTAGAGAGCTGGCATCTAGAGTTCCATTCGTGAGCTTCTCATACTCTAGCTGGGTGACAATAGCCACCTCGTAGTTCTTAACGAAGGTAGAGGGGAAGGAGTCCGCATACTCAGGGAAGTATCTCTCCGAATCTCCTTGATAGCCCCTATTCATCTCCTTAAAGAGTTCGCGTAGTCCTAACTTATCCTTATTAAAGTTCGCACTAAGCTCAACAATGTTTCCTGAGCAGCTTCTACCGCTCATCTTTTTAATGTCAAAGGGGATCTTGAAATCCGATGGCACCGTAGGCAGGTTGGTCGTAGGACCATAGACGGCGAACGACTTGGCAGTAGTCTCTCGACAGTCACTCTCTAAGGTGTATTCGTAAGTACCTTGTGGCAGCGCCCCGCTATACTCAAAATGGTAGAGGGTTGTATCTCCCTTGACCTCCCGCTTAGTGGGTTGTATCGTCCTAGCACCTGTAAAGTCATCGGGAGCCTGCTTAATATTCAAGACGGGAGGTCTCTGCGTACCACCTCGCGCTACGATATGAAAGCTACCGTATGGTCTACAAGGCAAGCGATAGGCATCAAACTTCACCTGGGTCTCCTCCAGTGCTACATACTTGTTTTCGATCTTTACATCACTGAGGAGGTTGGTCTCAACGACAGACTTGTTGACTTCTTTTTTAGGTATCAGTCTAATAAAGATACGGTAGTCATCGCGCCCTGGTAGTTGTTCTATCCGAAGAGCCCCTTTAGGAGCTGGTGCTGGCTTGTAACCGACTGTGTAACTATGACCTTCCTTATCCTTGACCTCGTACTCCACCTGCTCTATCTGAGAGAGCCTCAGCGGAGCTCCGTTAAATTGTATAAGCAGTTTGATCTCCATCGTACCCTCATTCTGACAGTAAGAGGGGGTCGTTTTTACTTCAAACTGGTAGTTCCAATCCTTATCTGCACCTTGAAATGTTTCCTGCGCAGAGAGCGTGGAGAGCGACAGAAGGAGAAGAAGGAGGGAGAGGGTGATGTATCTATATCGTTTCATAGCGTATGAGACATAGGTTGGATAAAGGGTATCTGCGTCAAGGCACGACTACTCGAAGTCTTGCTGCGTGATCTTGATCTGGTACCAGGTATTGCGGATGACGGAGTACTCGCTCACGCCCGCATTGTTTGCTGCGAGCTGACCGGTCTTTTCCGTGGTGCGGTCGTCAAATTTGTCTTTGAGTGGATGCCTGCCAACCTGATAGCCAGTGCGGTGCTTGGGGTCCCACTCATTGACCTGGAAGGTGAGCCTGAGCTGCATCGCTGCTAGTTGGGCGGGCATTAGCCCCGCATCGGCACTCTTTGGGCGAATGAACTCTGGCACGTAGATTGTCGTGTAGTAGTCAGACATGCTGAGCTCGCCGATGGCATGACCAGTGCTTCCAGTGCTAGCCATATTGCGCTGCACCTTGTTCTTGTCTCGCTCTATGTAGTAGCAGTCCTGCCCACCCTGAGGAGCCCGGTAGTAGTTGGAGCTGATAGGGTTATAGAGCGTCGTGGTCCACTGGTCCTTGTCGTAGTAACGCGAGGCGAAAAGAGCGAAGTAGCGTGGCACATTGTACAGTGCCATCTCAAAGTCCTCTATATAGTCTAGCACAAGCACCTGATCCGAGGTGGGGTCGCCCAGCACGCTGTTGGCAATCATGTCGGGCATCGTGATGTCGATACGCGCCAGCACACGCGTCAGTCGTACGGGATGTCGCTCCGTCGGTGTGGCTAGGAAGCGGTAGGGGTCCGGCTTGGTACCCTTTCCGAGCATCTGTTTGATGGCATCGATGCTGACATTGGGACAGATAGCGGTCATCGGGATGAGGTCGTCCTCACCGCTACCACCATCCGCTAAGCTGGGGAGAAACTCCGGCTGCCAGGGAATTTTCGTCAGTCCAGGAAGCGTGTAGAGCTGCTCACGCTCGGTGACGCCCTGTAGGGCTGTCGTCAGGTTGTAAGTCTTCGAAGCCTCATTAGCAACGAAATAGAAGTCAAAGCTCTGCACATTTCCAGGGATAAGGACAGGATGGCTCCAAGGCGTGCCATTGGTTACAGGCTGTGTATAGCCATCCAAGATCTGGTTGACTAGACACTTGCCCGTAGCGTGGTCGAAGACGAGGACACGCACAGACTTGACCTTATTCTCCGCATTTTTGAGCTTTTCCTGTAGCTCAGGTAGAGGCACCTCTCCCTGACGGAAGGTGGACTGCGGCGCCACGCTCATCGAGAGGTAGAAGTCTCCGCCCTCCACTTCGGGGGGACAGGCGGAGGGATCCTCATACACGCAGCTGGTCAGACCAGCCAGCAGGAGCATCGTGGAGAGCAGCCACGCGAGGATCGTGCGGG
The sequence above is a segment of the Porphyromonas vaginalis genome. Coding sequences within it:
- a CDS encoding leucine-rich repeat domain-containing protein, which codes for MLHSFIRRGLMTMLMGLALCSLQSYAASRILFTTALPVGSTITLAISADGAVTAQGLAGAILADGKAHSYTIESAEVKLSGAITAITLSHQKLSALDVRQAKELAELRCDNNNLTELNITYSKALQRLDCTYNQLERLDIPTASSLKELRLKGNYVKSLSLDRCPDLEILDYSDNYYPTAVDLSKCTKLQQLDIAKNKIRSLDLTQNGALHTLACGDNEITSLDVAHLASLERLSVSNCSALETLTLGEHPNLLLLDIYGTKLQSLDLAKYPQLEELSCAYAKLTSLDLSHSKHLRVLSCSKNPFKGLDVTHCPLLEELNCGDLQISSIDLSNNPKLISLQMGHNNLSQIDLSAQKELKRLHLFYNNISSLDLSVQTHLEELLCNNNRIADITLPANAPLRQLDIYDNQIKEPQMAQIVDKLPDRTGMTRGLFKVVNTPSTLEGNVCPKALVDQALGKQWRVVDYADFADFGKGLDYRGSDAPDMGEGVIKLTFDKAGSTIQLTLWGLGLIESTGTTKPISNSKEPVTYTLEGTELILRGDVYRLIISGATIKGIELTKAHYLHDLELHDYQPASIQLTDLPHLETLRLHNNQLTEIQLSGMPLLSLLSCYGNKLTVEAGKKIIASLPKRLEEERATILWLNSQGESADNAFQKELLYLAHAQGWEMSDYLGGTRGDNGAPIGFPIANEPLPAPTTESALRVSVALDMLRITAVADTPIALYDMTGQLLLQTHSDSDGLCDIPLVSITEGLYIVATPVESVKCLIP
- a CDS encoding MarC family protein encodes the protein MENLWNSILDDFSHFTLSSFFATFMILFVSIDIIGAIPIALSLKEKGKVFHPSKVAIISCLMFIAFLFVGEPLLGFFGVDVSSFAVAGSIVLFVLAVEMIFGIQVFQDDDPSGNADIVPLVFPLFAGAASFTAILTMKSSGTATSTLFIAILLNVVCIYLMLRTVSLLEKWLGKGGIYILRKFFGVVLLAISVRFFMENLMIILEPFFGE
- a CDS encoding T9SS type A sorting domain-containing protein, with the translated sequence MNHRLLIAALLALLGMAIHAPLSAQEAAGENVITLKLTELPTNDDDDPMPLSLSIQGEGAITIEGVKEAYASDRTSYMPTGVDITIRGAVKSISCNYTGELTAVDITNSKTIEKLSLKNSGITDLRAKGVSSLKSLSCGFTPIPALDLSGCTGLKKLEAGSCMKLTSVTLTGCTALEEIELQNGEIAALDLTGLTKLNSVDVSRNPLKTLTLTGLSSLTTLDCKQSGLASLDLSDCTALEYLTANACAELASVKLPKSDKLKYIYLQECKLQEIDLSNHAALTQVYLERNKMLTKVSVANCAGLKLLSLHLCALPAEATVALLEQLSDHSAEYNETSPAYKIFAAGIKVTYKEGNVWSPKAASLARRKGWALLTKNENSYESPMPLIDAYAKVTIEEAEHGKIALEGLDTQDLAYLPQGMTYKVVATPEAGYELKELKVNGDVVEGLEFQLFQDSKLTATFAKAGDVTYEYYLTKVEPTVSTAPIYTYGYDENKNWTSRTVTKEDGSISSHYDIRYDQQGRISDIDMTLSFDYAKDGKSSQRVHYTYDEQGRLVRRQMKLFDKDMADTKIGYRPEGQIDYWVEQSAKVMNDYIYNDKGQLIEEHFGEATGADTDHPTVSTPTGKIFYSYNDKGHKSEVKYTSIQSNWLYLKGEQYAWNEQGLLSKIKAVNYGYEQGETDPEKGKAETFYELRFQYADKATTKVFWPMLPITEENGGPGEFSYDLKGYCTKAEYWRYGYGDPRHSCDFVYVFEASPRHLQELVDRGSTTVQYAYGTITAEGAALEALQVYDTTGQLLRDYRTAPCQRIDMGVSELPDGLYIVRTISSDSTQTDKVVITQ